One genomic region from Ornithinicoccus hortensis encodes:
- the fgd gene encoding glucose-6-phosphate dehydrogenase (coenzyme-F420) has product MSTLKLGYKASAEQFGPTDLVDLAVRAESHGMDSAFVSDHFQPWRHNGGHAPFAMAWMSAVGARTERIVLGTSVMTPTFRYNPAVVAQAFATMGCLFPGRVVLGVGSGEALNEIATGALDGEWPEFKERFARLRESVRLMRELWKGDRVDFEGDYYRTSGASIYDVPEGGVPVYIAAGGPMVARYAGRAGDGFICTSGKGMDLYTEKLVPAVEEGLAKAGRSGDEIDRMIEIKLSYDRDADAALENTRFWAPLSLTAEQKHSIDDPIEMERFADELPIEQVAKRWIVSADPEEVVSQVKPYVDAGFTHLVFHGPGHDQERFLTQFEEDLAPRLRALG; this is encoded by the coding sequence GTGAGCACACTCAAGCTGGGATACAAGGCATCGGCCGAGCAGTTCGGCCCCACCGACCTGGTCGACCTGGCCGTCCGGGCGGAGTCGCACGGCATGGACTCGGCCTTCGTGAGCGACCACTTCCAGCCGTGGCGGCACAACGGGGGCCACGCGCCCTTCGCGATGGCCTGGATGAGCGCGGTCGGGGCGCGCACCGAGCGGATCGTGCTCGGCACCTCGGTGATGACTCCGACCTTCCGCTACAACCCGGCCGTCGTGGCGCAGGCGTTCGCGACGATGGGCTGCCTCTTCCCCGGGCGCGTCGTGCTCGGGGTCGGCTCGGGCGAGGCGCTCAACGAGATCGCCACCGGCGCGCTGGACGGCGAGTGGCCCGAGTTCAAGGAACGGTTCGCCCGGCTGCGCGAGTCGGTGCGGCTGATGCGCGAGCTGTGGAAGGGCGACCGGGTCGACTTCGAGGGCGACTACTACCGGACCTCCGGGGCGAGCATCTACGACGTCCCCGAGGGTGGCGTGCCGGTCTACATCGCCGCCGGTGGCCCGATGGTGGCCCGGTATGCCGGACGCGCCGGCGACGGGTTCATCTGCACCTCGGGCAAGGGGATGGACCTCTACACCGAGAAGCTGGTGCCCGCGGTCGAGGAGGGGCTGGCCAAGGCCGGGAGGTCCGGCGACGAGATCGACCGGATGATCGAGATCAAGCTCTCCTACGACCGGGACGCCGACGCGGCCCTGGAGAACACCCGGTTCTGGGCGCCGCTGTCGCTGACGGCCGAGCAGAAGCACAGCATCGACGACCCGATCGAGATGGAGCGCTTCGCCGACGAGCTGCCGATCGAGCAGGTCGCCAAGCGGTGGATCGTCTCCGCCGACCCGGAAGAGGTCGTGTCCCAGGTCAAGCCCTATGTCGACGCCGGGTTCACCCACCTGGTCTTCCACGGCCCCGGCCACGACCAGGAGCGCTTCCTGACCCAGTTCGAGGAGGACCTCGCGCCGCGGTTGCGCGCCCTGGGGTGA
- a CDS encoding phosphotransferase: protein MGDEDGELDPSAVAGAFGLGARARFTGAPEAGRVGVVRRLDTDRGSWAVKVADRPVDVAALARQADLQDRVRAAGVLTPEVVRTADGAVTAQVNGRTLQVLSWLELGPVDRSLDPVGVGRLVAALHRVALPADGAVEEWFAEPVPTDRWHGLVDELYAAGAPFADRLSELLPELVAVSQLAERYPPVQVCHLDLFADNVRALPDGRLCVFDWDNAGPGDPSQELAVVLFEYGCGDADRVADLYAGYLAAGGPGRVRDLARFTQLIAQLGHILEVACRRWLAATDDAARADHAAWAAEFLDEPLTVDGLQELLDVTTRVGREIEPSRFREPSPAPEPQLLVGGDVTDELVRIGDTVRRPWDRHAPLVRAVLRYLEEAGFEGAPRFLGVDAADREVLSYLPGEVASRPRPDWFRDRDRLASVAILLRRYHAAVAGFNVSPALADLWVVEGLPPGIPDVAEPVEVLGHQDITPENVVFRDGEAVALIDFDLARPTSVLLEVVNTLVHWGQLAHPQDREPAMSDEEVFARCRVFVDAYGLDRDGRERLAALAAERSRRSWHLMEHRARVSGGGWQRMWDQGVGDVINRRVAWLTEQGPRLTAALLE from the coding sequence ATGGGCGACGAGGATGGAGAGCTCGACCCGTCGGCGGTGGCCGGGGCCTTCGGGCTCGGGGCGCGTGCCCGCTTCACCGGCGCCCCGGAGGCGGGGCGGGTCGGCGTGGTCCGGCGGCTCGACACGGACCGCGGGTCCTGGGCGGTCAAGGTGGCCGACCGACCGGTGGACGTCGCGGCCCTGGCCCGGCAGGCGGATCTGCAGGACCGGGTGCGGGCCGCGGGCGTGCTCACGCCGGAGGTGGTCCGCACCGCTGACGGGGCGGTGACCGCACAGGTGAACGGTCGGACCCTGCAGGTCCTGAGCTGGCTCGAGCTGGGACCGGTCGACCGGTCCCTGGACCCCGTGGGGGTCGGGCGGCTCGTCGCCGCGCTGCACCGGGTCGCCCTGCCCGCCGACGGAGCGGTGGAGGAGTGGTTCGCCGAGCCGGTGCCGACGGACCGCTGGCACGGACTCGTCGATGAGCTCTACGCGGCGGGTGCCCCCTTCGCCGATCGGTTGTCGGAGCTGTTGCCCGAGCTCGTGGCCGTCAGCCAGCTGGCCGAGCGCTACCCACCGGTGCAGGTCTGTCATCTGGACCTGTTCGCCGACAACGTCCGGGCCCTGCCCGACGGGCGACTCTGTGTCTTCGACTGGGACAACGCGGGGCCGGGTGACCCCTCGCAGGAGTTGGCGGTCGTCCTCTTCGAATACGGCTGCGGGGACGCGGATCGGGTCGCCGACCTGTATGCCGGGTACCTCGCCGCGGGCGGACCGGGTCGGGTCCGCGACCTTGCCAGGTTCACCCAGCTGATCGCCCAGCTCGGCCACATCCTCGAGGTGGCATGCCGCCGCTGGCTAGCGGCGACCGACGACGCCGCCCGCGCGGACCACGCCGCCTGGGCCGCCGAGTTCCTCGACGAGCCGCTGACGGTCGACGGTCTCCAGGAACTCCTGGACGTGACCACCAGGGTCGGGCGGGAGATCGAACCGAGCCGCTTCCGGGAGCCCTCACCCGCCCCGGAGCCGCAGCTGCTGGTCGGCGGTGACGTCACCGACGAACTGGTCCGGATCGGCGACACCGTGCGAAGGCCGTGGGACAGGCATGCCCCGCTGGTTCGGGCGGTGCTCCGGTACCTGGAGGAGGCCGGCTTCGAGGGCGCCCCCCGCTTCCTCGGGGTCGACGCCGCCGATCGTGAGGTGCTGTCCTACCTTCCCGGCGAGGTGGCGAGCCGACCCCGCCCAGACTGGTTCCGCGACCGAGACCGGCTGGCCTCCGTCGCGATCCTGTTGCGCCGGTACCACGCGGCCGTCGCCGGCTTCAACGTCTCGCCAGCGCTCGCCGACCTGTGGGTGGTCGAGGGCCTGCCCCCCGGCATACCCGATGTCGCGGAGCCGGTGGAGGTCCTCGGACACCAGGACATCACCCCGGAGAACGTCGTGTTCCGAGACGGGGAGGCGGTGGCCCTGATCGACTTCGACCTGGCGCGGCCGACGAGCGTCCTGCTCGAAGTCGTCAACACGTTGGTGCACTGGGGCCAACTGGCCCACCCGCAGGACCGGGAGCCGGCGATGTCGGACGAGGAGGTGTTCGCCCGGTGCCGCGTGTTCGTCGACGCCTACGGACTGGACCGGGACGGTCGGGAGCGGCTGGCAGCGCTCGCCGCCGAGCGGAGCCGCCGGTCGTGGCACCTGATGGAGCACCGGGCCAGGGTCTCCGGGGGCGGCTGGCAGCGGATGTGGGACCAGGGGGTCGGTGACGTGATCAACCGCCGCGTTGCCTGGCTGACCGAGCAGGGGCCCCGGCTCACCGCCGCGCTGCTGGAGTGA
- a CDS encoding saccharopine dehydrogenase, producing MDHGHIWVRHEVRSTERRCAVTPDDARALVAAGAELTVEESPQRIFPLEAYAAAGARTAPAGSWVDAPDDAFVLGLKELPEGPDRLRHRHIFFGHALKGQAEAPALLERFRAGGGTLLDLEYLVGEDGRRVAAFGYWAGYLGAALGVLQLRGGLAAPLTPTDREELDARLRATTPGGEEAPASTATGATRALVTGALGRSGRGAMDALAVAGITGTGWDREQTRDLDRAALLDHDLLVHCVLATVPSPAFVRPEDVTADGRRLSLVVDVTCDTSSALNLLPVYRELTSWQQPVDRLSDAVDGLPPLDVIAIDNLPSLLPLEASRTYSADLLPTLLTLVTEGPDAPVWARARETFQEALASGSAHGSKG from the coding sequence ATGGACCACGGACATATCTGGGTGCGCCACGAGGTGCGCAGCACCGAACGCCGCTGCGCGGTGACGCCCGACGACGCGCGGGCACTGGTCGCGGCAGGGGCCGAACTCACCGTGGAGGAGTCCCCGCAACGGATCTTCCCGCTCGAGGCGTATGCCGCAGCCGGCGCGCGCACCGCCCCTGCCGGCAGCTGGGTGGACGCTCCCGACGATGCCTTCGTGCTCGGCCTGAAGGAGCTGCCGGAGGGACCGGACCGGCTGCGTCACCGGCACATCTTCTTCGGGCACGCGCTCAAGGGCCAGGCCGAGGCACCGGCGCTGCTGGAGCGGTTCCGCGCCGGGGGCGGGACCCTGCTGGACCTGGAGTACCTGGTCGGCGAGGACGGGCGCCGGGTCGCCGCCTTCGGCTACTGGGCCGGCTACCTCGGCGCCGCGCTCGGGGTGCTGCAGCTGCGCGGAGGCCTCGCGGCCCCCCTCACCCCGACGGACCGCGAGGAGCTGGATGCCAGGCTGCGCGCCACCACGCCCGGCGGCGAGGAGGCACCGGCATCGACCGCCACCGGTGCCACCCGGGCACTGGTCACCGGCGCGCTCGGCCGGTCCGGCCGCGGGGCCATGGACGCGCTGGCGGTCGCGGGGATCACCGGCACCGGGTGGGACCGGGAGCAGACCCGAGACCTGGACCGGGCGGCCCTGCTCGACCACGACCTGCTGGTCCACTGCGTCCTGGCGACCGTCCCGTCGCCGGCGTTCGTGCGGCCGGAGGACGTCACCGCGGACGGGCGCCGGTTGTCCCTGGTCGTGGACGTCACCTGCGACACCTCCTCCGCGCTCAACCTGCTGCCGGTCTACCGCGAGCTCACGTCGTGGCAGCAGCCGGTGGACCGGCTCTCCGACGCCGTCGACGGGCTGCCGCCGCTCGACGTGATCGCGATCGACAACCTGCCCTCGTTGTTGCCGCTGGAGGCCAGCAGGACCTACTCCGCGGACCTGCTCCCCACCCTGCTGACGCTGGTCACGGAGGGTCCGGACGCCCCCGTCTGGGCACGGGCCAGGGAGACCTTCCAGGAGGCCCTGGCGTCGGGTTCTGCTCACGGCAGCAAGGGCTAG
- a CDS encoding ClpP family protease codes for MATEQATAPPVGPTQARLLEQRILLLDGELDDRGGTRLTAQLLLLSAEDPRADISLWINSPGGSVPAMLAIMDAMRLVPNDVSTLALGFAASAGQFLLTAGTPGKRFALPHSKILLHQGSAGFGGTAVDIALQADELRHTRDTVLGLTAEQTGQPLERVFEDSLRDRWFTAEAARDYGMIDAVLESLDMVRPQRTLSGLGAHG; via the coding sequence ATGGCTACCGAACAAGCGACCGCACCACCGGTCGGCCCCACCCAGGCCCGGCTGCTCGAGCAGCGCATCCTGCTGCTCGACGGCGAGCTGGACGACCGGGGTGGCACCCGGCTAACCGCCCAGCTCCTGCTGCTCTCGGCCGAGGACCCGCGCGCCGACATCAGCCTGTGGATCAACTCCCCCGGCGGGTCGGTCCCGGCGATGCTGGCGATCATGGACGCGATGCGTCTGGTCCCCAACGACGTCTCCACGCTGGCCCTGGGGTTCGCCGCCAGCGCCGGCCAGTTCCTCCTGACGGCGGGCACGCCGGGCAAGCGCTTCGCGCTGCCGCACAGCAAGATCCTGCTGCACCAGGGGTCGGCCGGGTTCGGCGGGACCGCGGTGGACATCGCGCTGCAGGCGGACGAGCTGCGGCACACCCGGGACACCGTGCTCGGCCTGACCGCGGAGCAGACCGGCCAGCCGCTGGAGCGGGTCTTCGAGGACTCGCTCCGGGACCGTTGGTTCACCGCGGAGGCGGCCCGTGACTACGGGATGATCGACGCGGTCCTGGAGTCGCTGGACATGGTGCGACCGCAACGCACCCTCTCCGGGTTGGGGGCGCACGGATGA
- a CDS encoding ClpP family protease: MSSYPIPNVIVQHPRGDRVTDVYSHLLSERVIYLGTEIDDGVANTVVAQLLHLEADRPEAEINLYINSPGGSLTATLAIYDAMQFIRSPVATTGLGQAGANAGLLLAAGSPGRRGVLPHARVLLHQLSAQSRGTIPDLIVEAEEVSRLRNEAELVLSRHTGQSVERLRRDTDRDLVLTPQAAVDYGIADHVIAYRKEVLAPDPVPATA, from the coding sequence ATGAGCAGCTACCCGATCCCCAATGTCATCGTCCAGCATCCCCGGGGCGACCGGGTGACCGACGTCTACAGCCACCTGCTCAGCGAGCGCGTCATCTACCTCGGGACGGAGATCGACGACGGCGTGGCCAACACCGTGGTCGCGCAGCTGCTGCACCTGGAGGCGGACCGCCCCGAGGCCGAGATCAACCTCTACATCAACTCCCCGGGCGGCTCGCTCACGGCGACCCTGGCGATCTACGACGCGATGCAGTTCATCCGGTCCCCCGTCGCCACCACCGGGCTGGGCCAGGCCGGTGCGAACGCCGGCCTGCTGCTGGCGGCCGGGTCCCCCGGACGGCGCGGCGTGCTGCCCCACGCCCGGGTGCTGCTGCACCAGCTGTCCGCGCAGAGCCGGGGCACCATCCCCGACCTGATCGTGGAGGCCGAGGAGGTGTCCAGGCTGCGCAACGAGGCCGAGCTGGTGCTCTCCCGGCACACCGGCCAGAGCGTCGAACGGCTCCGCCGCGACACCGACCGCGACCTGGTCCTCACGCCGCAGGCGGCCGTGGACTACGGGATCGCGGACCACGTGATCGCCTACCGCAAGGAGGTCCTCGCTCCCGACCCGGTCCCGGCCACCGCGTAG
- a CDS encoding helix-turn-helix domain-containing protein, with protein sequence MSERAVPVTSEPPPLWREVLGARLRRMRQRRRLTLTETAALAGISPQYLSEVERGRKDPSSEMISAITGALGVDLAQVLDLTARDLRSGHTLHLLPRDPGASVLAMAA encoded by the coding sequence ATGTCGGAGCGTGCTGTCCCCGTGACGAGCGAACCCCCGCCGCTGTGGCGCGAGGTGCTCGGGGCGCGGCTGCGCCGGATGCGGCAGCGCCGGCGGCTGACCCTCACCGAGACGGCGGCGCTGGCCGGCATCTCCCCGCAGTACCTCTCCGAGGTCGAGCGCGGCCGCAAGGACCCGTCCTCGGAGATGATCTCGGCGATCACCGGGGCGCTGGGGGTGGACCTGGCTCAGGTCCTCGACCTCACCGCCCGCGACCTCCGCTCCGGGCACACCCTGCACCTGTTGCCGCGGGACCCCGGGGCTTCGGTCCTCGCCATGGCCGCCTGA
- a CDS encoding helix-turn-helix domain-containing protein translates to MNTDRPHAAHELRAHRTRARMTQEELAYASGVSVRTLRALEAGRIRRPHRPTLLALAAGLDLDPRQTSEWVDLWRDQQEVLDLTEFLDPRADVEAMIARFGEHRGVFYREVSLTTRSVIGPNRLLHYRETQLVKTALVDGIDSMMFIFGGDPMLDADKVRVTALRGCELGELIPLPETNEVLFFLDLGRRLRVGETVTPAYSLDLSEAVFPPEELARRGLEFEPSTGVTWTMRTPLGHFLSLVEFQGVDPPPRVWQVAGKGLRSQRTRVRDLAVDRFGTVHLTADNVPIGTHGIKWEWD, encoded by the coding sequence GTGAACACGGACCGCCCGCACGCGGCCCACGAACTCCGGGCCCACCGGACCCGCGCGCGGATGACGCAGGAGGAGTTGGCCTACGCCTCCGGGGTCAGCGTGCGCACGCTGCGGGCGTTGGAGGCCGGCCGGATCCGCCGACCGCACCGACCCACCCTGCTCGCCCTCGCGGCCGGGCTCGACCTGGACCCCCGGCAGACCAGCGAGTGGGTGGACCTGTGGCGCGACCAGCAGGAGGTGCTGGACCTGACGGAGTTCCTGGACCCGCGGGCCGACGTCGAGGCGATGATCGCGCGCTTCGGGGAGCACCGGGGGGTCTTCTACCGCGAGGTGAGCCTGACGACCCGGTCGGTGATCGGTCCGAACCGGTTGCTGCACTACCGCGAGACGCAGCTGGTGAAGACCGCGCTGGTGGACGGCATCGACTCGATGATGTTCATCTTCGGCGGCGACCCGATGCTGGATGCCGACAAGGTCCGGGTGACCGCCCTGCGCGGCTGCGAGCTGGGCGAGCTGATCCCGCTGCCGGAGACCAACGAGGTGCTCTTCTTCCTCGACCTGGGCCGGCGGCTGCGGGTGGGCGAGACGGTCACCCCCGCCTACTCGCTGGACCTGTCCGAGGCGGTGTTCCCGCCGGAGGAGCTGGCGCGTCGCGGGCTCGAGTTCGAGCCGAGCACCGGGGTCACCTGGACGATGCGCACCCCGCTGGGTCACTTCCTGTCCCTGGTCGAGTTCCAGGGGGTCGACCCCCCGCCGCGGGTCTGGCAGGTGGCCGGCAAGGGGCTGCGCTCGCAGCGCACCCGGGTCCGCGACCTCGCGGTGGACCGGTTCGGCACGGTGCACCTGACCGCGGACAACGTGCCGATCGGGACGCACGGCATCAAGTGGGAGTGGGACTGA
- a CDS encoding VOC family protein: protein MPPRLQLTSVTIGAPAPRELAEFYARLLSTEVAATEPAAPGEPPGAGWAQLRTTGDHGTVTLNFEYEAHYERPVWPSEQGRQQTMEHLDIWVQDLTEAVAWAVECGAELVSHQPQDDVRVLLDPAGHPFCLFR, encoded by the coding sequence ATGCCCCCGCGCCTGCAGCTGACCTCCGTCACCATCGGTGCGCCTGCACCCCGGGAGCTGGCGGAGTTCTACGCCCGGCTGCTGTCGACCGAGGTCGCGGCGACCGAACCGGCCGCACCCGGGGAACCGCCCGGGGCCGGTTGGGCCCAGCTGCGCACCACCGGGGACCACGGCACGGTCACCCTCAACTTCGAGTACGAGGCGCACTACGAGCGGCCGGTGTGGCCCAGCGAGCAGGGCCGGCAGCAGACCATGGAGCACCTGGACATCTGGGTGCAGGACCTGACCGAGGCTGTCGCGTGGGCGGTGGAGTGCGGGGCCGAGCTGGTTTCGCACCAGCCGCAGGACGACGTGCGGGTGCTGCTCGACCCGGCGGGTCACCCGTTCTGCCTGTTCCGCTGA
- the xylB gene encoding xylulokinase: MTERRLVAGVDSSTQSCKVVVCDAATGEVVREGRAKHPDGTQVHPDRWWEAYQEAVSGGLLDGVSAIAVGGQQHGMVALDEADTVVREALLWNDTRSAGAAADLVAELGGPQAWASRIGVVPVASMTATKVRWLAEHEPEEAGRVATVVLPHDWLTGRVLQEGGGFTGWTTDRGDASGTCYWSSRSGEYDTDIMRCALGREFGVPRVLGPSEAAGTTGSGLLVAAGTGDNMGAGLGLGLKPGDVAVSLGTSGTVFTTSQTCPDDPSGAVAGFADATGAYLPLMCTLNAARVLTATATMVGVDLAELDRLALAAEPGADGLSLLPYLDGERTPDLPDATGTLSGLTRSNATPENLARAAVEGMLLNLVAGVTALRDQGADVERVLLIGGASASAAVQQVAAHLFGVPVVVPESREYVALGAARQAAWALSGDAAAPEWPMAVSQPAQGRGTPEQAAEITGRYQGLLRTVHGVGSG; the protein is encoded by the coding sequence GTGACGGAACGTCGCCTGGTCGCCGGCGTCGACAGCTCCACCCAGTCCTGCAAGGTCGTCGTCTGCGACGCCGCCACCGGCGAGGTGGTCCGGGAGGGCCGGGCGAAACACCCGGACGGCACCCAGGTGCACCCCGACCGGTGGTGGGAGGCCTATCAGGAGGCGGTCTCCGGCGGGCTGCTCGACGGCGTCTCGGCGATCGCGGTCGGGGGCCAGCAGCACGGCATGGTGGCCCTGGACGAGGCCGACACCGTGGTGCGCGAGGCGCTGTTGTGGAACGACACCCGCTCGGCCGGCGCCGCCGCCGACCTGGTGGCCGAGCTCGGCGGGCCGCAGGCCTGGGCGTCCCGGATCGGGGTGGTGCCGGTCGCGAGCATGACCGCGACCAAGGTGCGCTGGCTGGCCGAGCACGAGCCGGAGGAGGCGGGCCGGGTGGCCACCGTCGTCCTGCCGCACGACTGGCTGACCGGCCGGGTGCTGCAGGAGGGGGGCGGCTTCACCGGCTGGACCACCGACCGGGGCGACGCCTCCGGCACCTGCTACTGGTCGTCCCGGAGCGGCGAGTACGACACCGACATCATGCGGTGCGCTCTGGGCCGGGAGTTCGGGGTGCCGCGGGTGCTGGGGCCGAGCGAGGCCGCCGGCACGACCGGCTCGGGTCTGCTCGTGGCGGCCGGCACCGGCGACAACATGGGGGCCGGCCTGGGCCTCGGGCTGAAGCCCGGCGACGTCGCTGTGTCGCTCGGCACCAGCGGCACGGTGTTCACCACGTCGCAGACCTGCCCGGACGACCCCAGCGGTGCGGTGGCCGGCTTCGCCGACGCGACCGGTGCCTACCTGCCGCTGATGTGCACGCTGAACGCCGCGCGGGTGCTGACCGCCACCGCGACCATGGTGGGCGTCGACCTGGCCGAGCTGGACCGGCTGGCGCTCGCCGCCGAGCCGGGGGCGGACGGGCTCAGCCTGCTGCCCTACCTGGACGGGGAGCGCACGCCCGACCTGCCGGACGCCACGGGGACGCTAAGCGGGTTGACGCGCAGCAACGCCACCCCGGAGAACCTGGCGCGCGCCGCCGTCGAGGGGATGCTGCTCAACCTGGTGGCCGGAGTGACCGCGCTGCGCGACCAGGGTGCGGACGTGGAGCGTGTCCTGCTCATCGGTGGCGCCAGTGCCTCGGCCGCCGTGCAGCAGGTCGCGGCGCACCTGTTCGGGGTACCCGTCGTGGTGCCGGAGAGCCGCGAGTACGTCGCGCTCGGCGCGGCGCGGCAGGCCGCCTGGGCGTTGTCCGGGGACGCGGCTGCACCGGAGTGGCCGATGGCGGTGAGCCAGCCGGCGCAGGGTCGGGGCACCCCGGAGCAGGCCGCCGAGATCACCGGTCGCTACCAGGGGCTGCTGCGCACCGTGCACGGCGTCGGGTCCGGCTGA
- a CDS encoding mannitol dehydrogenase family protein, whose amino-acid sequence MTVNPGATPLSLSTLGELDDRVAVPAYDPASVTTGIVHFGVGGFHRAHQAMYLDSLMNEGGADALTWGICGVGVLPHDRRIVDALNGQDGLYTLVVKHPDGRREPRVIGSIRRMIFAPEDPQAVLEVMGDPATRIVSLTITEGGYLVNQVTGEFDPSDPGIQHDLQEGATPSTAFGFIVAALAARRAAGTPPFTVNSCDNLPGNGDVARKMITAFARLKDPELADWMDREVAFPNCMVDRITPVTTQEDTAALAEEFGVADAWPVVTEPFTQWVLEDHFTDGRPAYEDVGVQIVEDVVPFELMKLRMLNSSHQALCYVGYLSGYRYAHEVCQDPLFVDFLHGYMATEGAPTLPPVPGTDLDAYRHTLIERFANPEVRDTLARLCQESSDRIPKWLVPVIRDNLAHDGPIDYSALVVASWARYAEGRDEQGEPIEVVDRLKDRVMAAAARQAEDPLAFLRDPDLFGDLVEHERFTTAYAAALESLHSRGARATVEALVRR is encoded by the coding sequence GTGACCGTCAACCCCGGGGCCACCCCGCTGTCCCTGTCCACCCTGGGCGAGCTCGACGACCGGGTGGCGGTGCCGGCATACGACCCTGCCTCGGTGACCACCGGCATCGTCCACTTCGGCGTGGGTGGGTTCCACCGGGCCCACCAGGCGATGTACCTGGACTCCCTGATGAACGAGGGCGGCGCCGACGCCCTGACCTGGGGCATCTGCGGGGTGGGCGTGCTCCCGCACGACCGGCGGATCGTGGACGCCCTGAACGGCCAGGACGGGCTCTACACCCTGGTGGTCAAGCACCCCGACGGGCGCCGCGAGCCCCGGGTGATCGGGTCCATCCGCCGGATGATCTTCGCGCCGGAGGACCCGCAGGCGGTGCTGGAGGTGATGGGCGACCCGGCGACCCGGATCGTCTCGCTCACCATCACCGAGGGCGGCTACCTGGTGAACCAGGTGACCGGCGAGTTCGACCCGAGCGACCCCGGCATCCAGCACGACCTGCAGGAGGGCGCGACGCCGAGCACCGCCTTCGGCTTCATCGTCGCGGCGCTGGCCGCCCGGCGCGCGGCCGGCACCCCGCCGTTCACGGTGAACTCCTGCGACAACCTGCCGGGCAACGGTGACGTGGCGCGCAAGATGATCACCGCCTTCGCCCGGCTCAAGGACCCGGAGCTGGCCGACTGGATGGACCGGGAGGTGGCCTTCCCGAACTGCATGGTGGACCGGATCACCCCGGTCACCACGCAGGAGGACACGGCCGCGCTGGCCGAGGAGTTCGGCGTGGCCGACGCCTGGCCGGTGGTCACCGAGCCGTTCACCCAGTGGGTGCTGGAGGACCACTTCACCGACGGGCGCCCGGCATACGAGGACGTCGGGGTGCAGATCGTGGAGGACGTCGTCCCGTTCGAGCTGATGAAGCTGCGGATGCTCAACTCCAGCCACCAGGCGCTCTGCTACGTCGGCTACCTGTCCGGCTACCGCTACGCCCACGAGGTGTGCCAGGACCCGTTGTTCGTCGATTTCCTGCACGGCTACATGGCCACGGAGGGCGCCCCGACGCTGCCGCCGGTGCCCGGCACCGACCTGGACGCCTACCGGCACACCCTGATCGAGCGGTTCGCCAACCCCGAGGTGCGGGACACCCTGGCCCGGCTCTGCCAGGAGAGCAGCGACCGGATCCCCAAGTGGCTGGTGCCGGTGATCCGGGACAACCTGGCCCACGACGGGCCGATCGACTACTCCGCCCTCGTGGTCGCCTCCTGGGCCCGGTATGCCGAGGGGCGCGACGAGCAGGGGGAGCCGATCGAGGTGGTGGACCGGCTCAAGGACCGGGTGATGGCCGCCGCCGCGCGACAGGCCGAGGACCCGCTGGCCTTCCTGCGCGACCCGGACCTGTTCGGCGACCTGGTGGAGCACGAACGGTTCACCACGGCCTACGCCGCGGCCCTGGAGTCCTTGCACTCGCGCGGCGCACGCGCCACGGTAGAGGCCCTGGTCCGTCGATGA
- a CDS encoding carbohydrate ABC transporter permease — protein MSEQTVTGPAADDEAATKAHLAKVGKPEGPRNNRLLTLLAWVVGLLFVAPVLWMVLTSFHSETDAASNPPHWFAPLSLEGYKSFFGAGPWPPLLNSLTASVVSTVLVLLLAFPAAYALSIRPVKKWTDVMFFFLSTKMLPIVAGLLPIYLFAQQFRLLDTIWLLIILYTSMNLPIAIWMLQSFLAEVPAEMLEAAQVDGAGLIRTLRSIIAPVVMPGLASAALICFIFSWNELLLARVLTGTVAGTAPVFLTGFVTSQGLFLAQVCAASLVVSLPVLAAGFAAQDKLVQGLSMGAVK, from the coding sequence ATGAGCGAGCAGACGGTGACCGGCCCGGCGGCCGACGACGAGGCCGCCACCAAGGCGCACCTGGCCAAGGTGGGCAAGCCCGAGGGCCCCCGCAACAACCGGCTGCTGACCCTGTTGGCCTGGGTGGTCGGGTTGCTCTTCGTGGCGCCGGTGCTGTGGATGGTGCTGACCTCCTTCCACTCCGAGACCGACGCCGCGTCCAACCCCCCGCACTGGTTCGCCCCGCTCAGCCTGGAGGGCTACAAGTCGTTCTTCGGCGCCGGTCCGTGGCCACCGCTGCTCAACTCGCTGACCGCCAGCGTGGTCTCGACGGTGCTGGTGCTGCTGCTGGCCTTCCCCGCGGCCTACGCGCTGTCGATCCGGCCGGTGAAGAAGTGGACCGACGTGATGTTCTTCTTCCTGTCCACCAAGATGCTGCCGATCGTGGCCGGCCTGCTGCCGATCTACCTGTTCGCCCAGCAGTTCCGGCTGCTGGACACGATCTGGCTGCTGATCATCCTCTACACCTCGATGAACCTGCCGATCGCGATCTGGATGCTCCAGTCGTTCCTGGCCGAGGTGCCGGCCGAGATGCTCGAGGCCGCCCAGGTCGACGGTGCCGGGCTGATCCGGACGCTGCGCTCGATCATCGCCCCGGTCGTGATGCCCGGCCTGGCCTCCGCGGCGCTGATCTGCTTCATCTTCAGCTGGAACGAGCTGCTCCTGGCCCGGGTGCTCACCGGCACCGTCGCCGGCACGGCACCGGTCTTCCTCACCGGGTTCGTCACCAGCCAGGGCCTGTTCCTGGCCCAGGTCTGCGCGGCGTCCCTGGTGGTGTCCCTGCCGGTGCTGGCCGCCGGGTTCGCGGCACAGGACAAACTGGTGCAGGGCCTGTCGATGGGAGCCGTGAAGTGA